One genomic region from Salvia hispanica cultivar TCC Black 2014 chromosome 2, UniMelb_Shisp_WGS_1.0, whole genome shotgun sequence encodes:
- the LOC125207205 gene encoding ADP-ribosylation factor GTPase-activating protein AGD4-like isoform X1, with protein sequence MASFIRLDDSPMFHKQVRSLEQTSDELRDRCQKLYKSCKKYTDMLGEAFNGDMSFAASLEAFGGGLDDLLGVSIGGPVLSKFINALRELATYKEFLRSQVEHVLVDRLSQFLSVDLQDAKESRRRFDKAIYTYDQSREKFSSLKKTARDEVVAELEEDLQNSKSAFERSRFNLVNALTNVEAKKKFEFLESFSAIMDAHLRYYKLGFNLLNQMEPFIHQVLTYAQQSKEQAKIEQDKLAKRIQEFRTQSELNQLQASNNLATSSNAVGLNGYRVDAYKSKDAIILATSKGEVQTIKQGYLLKRSSSLRADWKRRFFVLDSQGTLYYYRNKGVRPGVSPSLHPSHPPENNHRVFARFRSRHHRESSMGEESLGCSTVDLRTSTIKIDAEDTDLRLCFRIISPIKTYTLQAETEADRLDWMNKIRGVIASLLNSHLHQLDMGNIGDDTSGASFNQQFDIAGSTSDDTRVNRADSVSRILREVPGNDQCAECSASGPDWASLNLGVLICIECSGIHRNLGVHISKIRSVTLDVKVWEPTVLELFQILGNTYCNSVWEELLPLHKNLNMESEGPAVTKPGPEDTSHQKELYIQAKYVGKLLVNKEAGTPRNLSASTIWEAVRSNNLREVYRLTIASDHNIVNSTYEDMVACGSHNDDMGSNECSHDTKIKQSDPATCERINSSGDPGSCLQGCSLLHLACHGGSLVMLELLLQLGAEVNKHDYHGRTPLQHCIMKGNNVMAKYLLRRGARASIKDGGGCTALERAMEMGAITDEELFILLAESE encoded by the exons TGGAG GTCcagttttatcaaaatttatcaatgCGCTACGTGAGCTTGCTACATACAAGGAATTTCTCCGTTCTCAA GTTGAGCATGTTCTTGTGGACCGCCTGTCTCAATTCTTGTCTGTAGATTTGCAAGATGCAAAG GAGTCCCGTCGCCGGTTTGACAAGGCCATATATACGTATGACCAG TCACGGGAAAAGTTTTCTTCTTTGAAGAAAACAGCACGGGATGAAGTTGTTGCTGAATTAGAAGAA GACCTACAAAACTCAAAGTCAGCATTTGAAAGGAGTCGCTTTAATTTG GTAAATGCTCTCACGAATGTTGAAGCTAAAAAGAAATTTGAGTTCTTAGAATCTTTTAGTGCAATTATGGATGCACACTTACGGTACTACAAATTG GGGTTCAACCTACTGAACCAAATGGAGCCATTCATTCACCAG GTGTTGACATATGCACAGCAATCAAAGGAGCAGGCGAAAATAGAACAAGATAAACTTGCTAAAAGGATCCAGGAGTTTAGGACACAATCAGAGCTGAACCAGTTGCAGGCATCAAATAATTTGGCAACCTCCTCAAATGCTGTTGGGTTGAATGGATACCGCGTGGATGCTTATAAGAGCAAGGATGCAATTATACTGGCCACTTCTAAAGGTGAG GTCCAGACGATCAAGCAGGGGTATCTTTTAAAAAGATCTTCAAGCCTCAGAGCAGATTGGAAGAGGAGATTCTTTGTACTTGACAGTCAGGGGACTTTATATTATTACAGAAACAAAGGTGTCAGACCAGGG GTTTCTCCTTCACTGCATCCTTCCCACCCACCTGAGAATAATCATCGTGTATTTGCTAGATTCCGATCAAGGCACCACCGAGAATCATCTATGGGTGAAGAAAGCTTAGGCTGTAGCACAGTGGATTTGCGTACTTCAACAATTAAGATTGATGCTGAGGATACTGATTTACGACTATGCTTTCGAATAATTTCACCAATCAAAACTTACACATTACAG GCTGAAACTGAAGCTGATAGGCTTGACTGGATGAACAAAATCAGAGGAGTCATTGCATCCCTCTTGAATTCTCACCTGCACCAG TTAGATATGGGGAATATTGGTGATGATACCTCCGGTGCGTCTTTTAATCAACAATTTGATATTGCTGGAAGCACTTCAGATGACACAAGAGTCAACCGAGCTGATTCTGTCTCCAGGATCCTGAGAGAAGTTCCTGGGAATGACCAATGTGCTGAATGCAGTGCTTCAGGACCGGATTGGGCATCTCTGAATCTTGGCGTATTAATATGCATCGAGTGCTCAGGGATCCATCGTAATCTTGGAGTTCACATATCTAAG ATTAGGTCAGTCACCTTGGATGTCAAAGTTTGGGAACCTACTGTCTTGGAATTATTCCAGATACTGGGTAATACATACTGCAATTCTGTCTGGGAGGAGTTGCTTCCTCTGCACAAAAACTT AAATATGGAGAGTGAAGGCCCGGCTGTTACCAAACCAGGCCCAGAGGATACATCTCATCAAAAGGAGTTATACATTCAAGCAAAG TATGTAGGCAAACTGCTTGTAAATAAAGAAGCTGGCACACCCAGAAATCTGTCTGCTTCCACCATCTGGGAGGCAGTTAGAAGCAACAATCTGCGTGAAGTGTATCGACTCACTATAGCATCAGATCATAATATAGTCAACTCAACCTACGAAGACATGGTTGCCTGCGGTTCGCACAATGATGACATGGGTTCAAATGAATGCTCCCATgatactaaaataaaacagtCCGATCCAGCGACATGCGAGAGGATAAACTCTTCTGGTGATCCCGGTAGCTGTCTGCAGGGTTGTTCTTTATTGCATTTGGCATGCCATGGTGGAAGTTTGGTTATGCTGGAGCTGTTGTTGCAGTTAGGTGCTGAGGTGAATAAGCATGACTATCATGGCAGAACTCCTCTGCAACATTGCATCATGAAGGGAAACAATGTGATGGCAAAGTATTTGCTAAGAAG AGGTGCACGGGCGTCTATAAAGGATGGTGGAGGCTGCACTGCTTTAGAAAGGGCCATGGAGATGGGAGCAATAACTGATGAGGAGCTCTTCATCTTGCTTGCAGAGAGTGAGTGA
- the LOC125207205 gene encoding ADP-ribosylation factor GTPase-activating protein AGD4-like isoform X2, producing MPEVVQKLDMLGEAFNGDMSFAASLEAFGGGLDDLLGVSIGGPVLSKFINALRELATYKEFLRSQVEHVLVDRLSQFLSVDLQDAKESRRRFDKAIYTYDQSREKFSSLKKTARDEVVAELEEDLQNSKSAFERSRFNLVNALTNVEAKKKFEFLESFSAIMDAHLRYYKLGFNLLNQMEPFIHQVLTYAQQSKEQAKIEQDKLAKRIQEFRTQSELNQLQASNNLATSSNAVGLNGYRVDAYKSKDAIILATSKGEVQTIKQGYLLKRSSSLRADWKRRFFVLDSQGTLYYYRNKGVRPGVSPSLHPSHPPENNHRVFARFRSRHHRESSMGEESLGCSTVDLRTSTIKIDAEDTDLRLCFRIISPIKTYTLQAETEADRLDWMNKIRGVIASLLNSHLHQLDMGNIGDDTSGASFNQQFDIAGSTSDDTRVNRADSVSRILREVPGNDQCAECSASGPDWASLNLGVLICIECSGIHRNLGVHISKIRSVTLDVKVWEPTVLELFQILGNTYCNSVWEELLPLHKNLNMESEGPAVTKPGPEDTSHQKELYIQAKYVGKLLVNKEAGTPRNLSASTIWEAVRSNNLREVYRLTIASDHNIVNSTYEDMVACGSHNDDMGSNECSHDTKIKQSDPATCERINSSGDPGSCLQGCSLLHLACHGGSLVMLELLLQLGAEVNKHDYHGRTPLQHCIMKGNNVMAKYLLRRGARASIKDGGGCTALERAMEMGAITDEELFILLAESE from the exons TGGAG GTCcagttttatcaaaatttatcaatgCGCTACGTGAGCTTGCTACATACAAGGAATTTCTCCGTTCTCAA GTTGAGCATGTTCTTGTGGACCGCCTGTCTCAATTCTTGTCTGTAGATTTGCAAGATGCAAAG GAGTCCCGTCGCCGGTTTGACAAGGCCATATATACGTATGACCAG TCACGGGAAAAGTTTTCTTCTTTGAAGAAAACAGCACGGGATGAAGTTGTTGCTGAATTAGAAGAA GACCTACAAAACTCAAAGTCAGCATTTGAAAGGAGTCGCTTTAATTTG GTAAATGCTCTCACGAATGTTGAAGCTAAAAAGAAATTTGAGTTCTTAGAATCTTTTAGTGCAATTATGGATGCACACTTACGGTACTACAAATTG GGGTTCAACCTACTGAACCAAATGGAGCCATTCATTCACCAG GTGTTGACATATGCACAGCAATCAAAGGAGCAGGCGAAAATAGAACAAGATAAACTTGCTAAAAGGATCCAGGAGTTTAGGACACAATCAGAGCTGAACCAGTTGCAGGCATCAAATAATTTGGCAACCTCCTCAAATGCTGTTGGGTTGAATGGATACCGCGTGGATGCTTATAAGAGCAAGGATGCAATTATACTGGCCACTTCTAAAGGTGAG GTCCAGACGATCAAGCAGGGGTATCTTTTAAAAAGATCTTCAAGCCTCAGAGCAGATTGGAAGAGGAGATTCTTTGTACTTGACAGTCAGGGGACTTTATATTATTACAGAAACAAAGGTGTCAGACCAGGG GTTTCTCCTTCACTGCATCCTTCCCACCCACCTGAGAATAATCATCGTGTATTTGCTAGATTCCGATCAAGGCACCACCGAGAATCATCTATGGGTGAAGAAAGCTTAGGCTGTAGCACAGTGGATTTGCGTACTTCAACAATTAAGATTGATGCTGAGGATACTGATTTACGACTATGCTTTCGAATAATTTCACCAATCAAAACTTACACATTACAG GCTGAAACTGAAGCTGATAGGCTTGACTGGATGAACAAAATCAGAGGAGTCATTGCATCCCTCTTGAATTCTCACCTGCACCAG TTAGATATGGGGAATATTGGTGATGATACCTCCGGTGCGTCTTTTAATCAACAATTTGATATTGCTGGAAGCACTTCAGATGACACAAGAGTCAACCGAGCTGATTCTGTCTCCAGGATCCTGAGAGAAGTTCCTGGGAATGACCAATGTGCTGAATGCAGTGCTTCAGGACCGGATTGGGCATCTCTGAATCTTGGCGTATTAATATGCATCGAGTGCTCAGGGATCCATCGTAATCTTGGAGTTCACATATCTAAG ATTAGGTCAGTCACCTTGGATGTCAAAGTTTGGGAACCTACTGTCTTGGAATTATTCCAGATACTGGGTAATACATACTGCAATTCTGTCTGGGAGGAGTTGCTTCCTCTGCACAAAAACTT AAATATGGAGAGTGAAGGCCCGGCTGTTACCAAACCAGGCCCAGAGGATACATCTCATCAAAAGGAGTTATACATTCAAGCAAAG TATGTAGGCAAACTGCTTGTAAATAAAGAAGCTGGCACACCCAGAAATCTGTCTGCTTCCACCATCTGGGAGGCAGTTAGAAGCAACAATCTGCGTGAAGTGTATCGACTCACTATAGCATCAGATCATAATATAGTCAACTCAACCTACGAAGACATGGTTGCCTGCGGTTCGCACAATGATGACATGGGTTCAAATGAATGCTCCCATgatactaaaataaaacagtCCGATCCAGCGACATGCGAGAGGATAAACTCTTCTGGTGATCCCGGTAGCTGTCTGCAGGGTTGTTCTTTATTGCATTTGGCATGCCATGGTGGAAGTTTGGTTATGCTGGAGCTGTTGTTGCAGTTAGGTGCTGAGGTGAATAAGCATGACTATCATGGCAGAACTCCTCTGCAACATTGCATCATGAAGGGAAACAATGTGATGGCAAAGTATTTGCTAAGAAG AGGTGCACGGGCGTCTATAAAGGATGGTGGAGGCTGCACTGCTTTAGAAAGGGCCATGGAGATGGGAGCAATAACTGATGAGGAGCTCTTCATCTTGCTTGCAGAGAGTGAGTGA